The proteins below are encoded in one region of Doryrhamphus excisus isolate RoL2022-K1 chromosome 4, RoL_Dexc_1.0, whole genome shotgun sequence:
- the LOC131128605 gene encoding phosphatidylinositol transfer protein beta isoform-like, whose product MVITREYRVVLPCSVEEYQVGQLFSVAEASKNETGGGEGIEVLKNEPYERDGEKGQYTHKIYHLKSKVPGFIRFLAPEGAFVFHEKAWNAYPYCKTIVTNEYMEDNFFIKIETWHKPDLGTQENVHKVDRSSWKEVTVVPIDIADRSQVSSADYKPDEDPAIFKSVKTGRGPLGPHWKKELVSKTDCPRMCAYKLVTVKFKWWGLQGKVESFIHEQEKRIFTNFHRQLFCWIDKWVDLTMDDIRRMEAETQMELDELRSKGEVRGTSAADD is encoded by the exons ATGGTCATCACCAGGGAGTA CCGAGTGGTTTTACCCTGTAGTGTTGAGGAG TATCAAGTGGGACAGTTGTTTTCAGTAGCAGAAGCAAGTAAAAATGAGACGGGCGGTGGTGAGGGGATTGAGGTACTGAAGAATGAGCCGTATGAGAGAGATGGCGAAAAAGGacagtatacacacaaaatctaCCATCTGAAAAG TAAAGTTCCAGGGTTTATTAGGTTCTTGGCACCAGAAGGTGCCTTTGTATTTCATGAAAAAGCTTGGAACGCATACCCCTACTGCAAAACCA TTGTGACG AATGAGTATATGGAAGATAATTTCTTCATCAAGATTGAGACGTGGCATAAACCAGATCTTGGAACACAAGAAAAT GTGCACAAAGTAGACCGTTCATCATGGAAGGAAGTCACCGTTGTACCTATTGACATTGCAGACAGAAGCCAAGTTTCCTCTGCT GACTACAAGCCAGATGAGGACCCTGCCATATTCAAGTCAGTCAAGACCGGAAGAGGACCACTTGGGCCTCATTGGAAG AAAGAGCTGGTTTCCAAAACTGACTGCCCGAGAATGTGTGCCTACAAACTGGTCACAGTCAAGTTTAAATGGTGGGGCCTGCAGGGTAAAGTGGAGAGCTTCATCCATGAG CAAGAGAAGAGGATCTTCACAAACTTTCACCGTCAACTCTTCTGCTGGATTGACAAGTGGGTGGACCTAACAATGGATGACATTCGGCGGATGGAGGCAGAGACCCAGATGGAGCTGGATGAG CTTCGCAGTAAAGGTGAAGTAAGAGGAACAAGTGCTGCCGACGATTAA
- the mn1b gene encoding transcriptional activator MN1, with protein MFGSQINSRTPGQPERNKNQLRLNMGSHYKSTGFHAGGPPGAVEPGMGPMSDPQMLGLNMNMNGEQYGGFHSRGHSDMHASGGLQQQQGAMHGFFNNQQPHQGHPHSHQPHPHQHHPHFSGNFGGPEPGSSCLHGARLMGYNNNAMGPQQGFGEGFDPLTEGQAGDSFPQQQQQRPANMPDFQHHGPPSGSHAVPAPCLPLDQSPNRAASFHGLPSSSSSSSDSHSLENRRMPNQGAVEGLEYNFPSDPPSGHFDVPVFSPSESESQLPHFGPGRPVPGGNFPGNPGMPRTPGMQSISKGHQPPPPPQQPQHGMFFERFGNGRKVPVGMDPGANARHPLMQQQQQAGLIARQNSCPPGLPRPPQAESGSTNPNILDGGVMMSGQHNQFEYPIHRLENRGLHPYGDPMFNMQQPAPLPSQQPPNQRLQHFDAPYMNMAKRPRFDFPNAHSGEGWCGGMENHLSPSSYPGLPGEFTPPVNEGFPPGPLQHTGPEQQSLQQRQNAAMMIKQMASRNQQQRMRQPSLQQIGHHGDVPPGPMGHGGSVGGMPQPNFDRENGGRMASVDGQNPHVNQENSWFQGSHPPGEMMSRRMGGAGNDSGPHDMGLQQNGPGMMFRPGMGMQDGHVQALHSPGMHSQFSGNMGNLSQMQSPGAGGGTGHPNAPAERRPADFPAPPMGAQPPFPYGGANRQGAAHNVPQGVNTSPGNYPPQSEFPSGQRSSVSKLGALSLGNFSKTSAKDSVFGQSCLAALSTACQNMIASLGAPNLNVTFNKKNQNEGKRKLSQTEQDINSSTSNGTGSAGPEYFQSSTSQNNQLPGTGNSNSKPASQNQTMQGEASALSPNYNMDATPCSEGKASTGSGRGRGRRKRDSGHVSPGIFFSSENGNPVVSPGQQTPSAGVGERGGGTPHEKHLSPSWGKGGELMLGDQADLMSSLDSGIQSVAKSDSSSPRVDFPDDVSAHFGNEDEVSSSSDTGGASANKSNRSPMISGSPKMQINGQKPLGMAINNHTTSTPDSYGLSAGGGTGSSGVSHPGTPGVEQVRTPSSTSGQDEIHPLEILQAQIQLQRQQFSISEDQPLAMKNGKKNGDSPSQNGDNELASCSPDAGKGSMGTIDLDTLMAEQHATWFVPGDKAMMDGQEDDKAVGPWEKNKSQNKEESELSQSKAGAGTPGAGGGGGNHLQCLSVHCTDELGDSKGRGGPVSSWRSLHSDISNRFGTFVAALT; from the coding sequence ATGTTTGGTTCTCAGATTAATAGTAGAACCCCTGGGCAGCCAGAGAGAAACAAAAACCAGTTGAGACTGAACATGGGCTCCCATTATAAAAGTACCGGTTTTCATGCTGGAGGTCCCCCAGGAGCTGTGGAGCCCGGCATGGGCCCGATGAGTGACCCCCAAATGCTGGGACTCAATATGAACATGAATGGAGAACAGTACGGAGGTTTTCACTCTCGGGGGCACTCTGACATGCATGCAAGCGGTGGACTTCAGCAGCAGCAAGGAGCCATGCATGGATTCTTTAACAACCAGCAACCTCATCAAGGACATCCTCACAGCCATCAACCTCACCCCCACCAACATCATCCTCACTTCAGTGGGAATTTTGGAGGCCCAGAGCCAGGGTCATCATGTCTGCATGGTGCCAGGCTAATGGgctacaataacaatgccaTGGGACCACAGCAGGGCTTTGGTGAGGGATTTGATCCTCTCACTGAGGGACAGGCGGGGGATAGCTttccacagcagcagcagcagcgaccTGCTAACATGCCTGACTTCCAACATCATGGGCCTCCCAGTGGCAGCCATGCTGTCCCTGCCCCCTGCCTACCCCTGGACCAGTCACCTAACAGGGCAGCCTCTTTCCACGGCCtgccttcatcctcctcctcctcctccgatTCTCACAGTCTGGAAAATAGACGGATGCCCAACCAAGGTGCTGTGGAGGGATTAGAATATAACTTTCCCAGCGACCCTCCCTCCGGACACTTTGATGTACCTGTATTTTCACCCTCCGAGTCTGAGTCTCAGCTACCCCATTTTGGCCCAGGAAGGCCAGTTCCAGGTGGAAATTTTCCCGGAAACCCTGGCATGCCGCGTACACCGGGCATGCAGAGCATCTCCAAAGGAcaccaaccaccaccaccaccccagcAGCCACAACATGGAATGTTTTTTGAGCGTTTTGGAAATGGCCGGAAGGTGCCTGTGGGAATGGACCCGGGGGCCAATGCCAGACATCCTCTCATGCAACAGCAACAACAGGCTGGCTTGATAGCCAGACAAAACTCATGCCCTCCTGGCCTCCCCCGACCCCCTCAGGCTGAGTCTGGCTCCACTAACCCGAACATTCTGGATGGAGGGGTCATGATGAGTGGCCAACACAATCAGTTTGAATATCCCATTCACAGACTAGAAAATAGGGGTCTGCATCCCTATGGGGACCCCATGTTTAATATGCAACAGCCAGCTCCTCTTCCCTCCCAGCAGCCCCCAAATCAAAGGCTCCAACACTTTGACGCCCCTTATATGAACATGGCAAAAAGGCCTCGATTTGACTTTCCTAATGCACATAGTGGTGAAGGCTGGTGTGGTGGCATGGAGAACCACCTCTCCCCCTCTTCTTACCCAGGACTGCCAGGAGAGTTCACCCCACCTGTGAATGAAGGTTTCCCGCCAGGTCCACTGCAGCACACAGGGCCTGAGCAGCAGTCTTTACAGCAGAGACAGAATGCAGCCATGATGATAAAACAGATGGCCTCTCGTAACCAGCAGCAGAGAATGAGGCAGCCCAGTCTGCAGCAGATTGGTCACCACGGTGATGTGCCTCCCGGCCCAATGGGTCACGGAGGCTCAGTGGGGGGCATGCCTCAGCCAAACTTTGACAGGGAGAATGGAGGTAGAATGGCCAGTGTTGATGGACAAAATCCACATGTGAACCAGGAGAACTCCTGGTTTCAAGGGTCCCACCCTCCTGGGGAGATGATGTCACGGCGTATGGGTGGAGCAGGCAATGACTCAGGGCCTCACGACATGGGTCTACAGCAAAACGGGCCTGGGATGATGTTTAGGCCAGGTATGGGCATGCAAGATGGGCACGTACAGGCCCTCCACTCTCCAGGCATGCACTCGCAGTTCAGTGGCAACATGGGCAACCTTTCACAAATGCAGTCtccaggagcaggaggaggaacaGGACATCCGAATGCACCAGCAGAAAGACGTCCGGCGGACTTCCCTGCACCTCCAATGGGAGCACAGCCACCATTTCCCTATGGAGGAGCAAATCGTCAAGGGGCAGCTCACAATGTACCCCAGGGGgtgaacacctcaccagggaacTACCCTCCTCAGTCTGAGTTCCCCTCAGGCCAGCGGTCGTCTGTGAGCAAGCTCGGTGCTCTGTCCCTGGGGAATTTTAGCAAAACCAGTGCTAAAGACAGTGTTTTTGGCCAGAGCTGCCTGGCAGCCCTATCTACGGCCTGCCAGAACATGATCGCAAGCCTAGGGGCTCCCAACCTCAACGTAACGTTCAAcaagaaaaaccaaaatgaGGGCAAGCGAAAATTGAGTCAGACAGAGCAGGACATTAATAGCAGCACATCTAATGGTACTGGCAGTGCTGGGCCTGAGTATTTTCAGAGCAGCACTTCTCAGAACAACCAGCTGCCTGGCACTGGGAATAGCAACTCTAAGCCTGCAAGTCAAAACCAGACGATGCAGGGGGAAGCCAGTGCCCTCTCCCCAAATTACAACATGGACGCTACCCCGTGCAGTGAGGGGAAGGCATCAACAGGGAgtgggagagggagagggaggagAAAAAGAGACAGTGGACATGTGAGcccaggaatttttttttcctctgaaaatGGCAACCCTGTTGTGAGTCCAGGCCAGCAGACCCCTTCAGCTGGTGTTGGGGAGAGGGGTGGGGGAACGCCCCATGAGAAACACCTGTCACCTTCTTGGGGGAAAGGAGGTGAACTAATGTTGGGGGACCAGGCTGACCTGATGTCTTCTCTGGACAGTGGCATTCAAAGTGTGGCCAAGTCTGACAGCAGCTCGCCACGAGTGGACTTTCCTGATGATGTCAGCGCCCACTTTGGCAACGAGGACGAGGTGTCCTCCAGTTCAGACACAGGAGGCGCCTCGGCTAATAAGTCTAACCGCAGCCCTATGATCAGTGGCTCAcccaaaatgcaaataaatggaCAGAAACCCTTAGGGATGGCCATTAACAATCATACTACCTCGACGCCGGACAGCTATGGACTGAGTGCTGGTGGGGGAACAGGCAGCAGTGGTGTGAGCCACCCAGGTACACCTGGAGTGGAGCAGGTACGCACCCCATCCAGCACCTCTGGTCAAGATGAAATTCACCCGCTGGAGATTCTACAGGCCCAGATCCAGCTGCAGAGGCAGCAGTTCAGCATCTCTGAGGACCAGCCCCTCGCCatgaaaaatggcaaaaaaaacggTGACTCTCCCTCCCAGAACGGCGACAACGAGCTGGCAAGCTGCAGCCCCGACGCCGGGAAGGGCTCAATGGGCACTATTGACCTTGACACGCTCATGGCAGAGCAGCATGCCACCTGGTTCGTGCCCGGTGATAAGGCCATGATGGACGGGCAGGAGGACGACAAGGCCGTGGGaccttgggaaaaaaacaagagcCAAAATAAAGAAG